A genomic window from Oceanobacillus timonensis includes:
- the thrC gene encoding threonine synthase, whose protein sequence is MAWKGLIEEYRDLLPVTDNTPALSLFEGNTPLFHFPNLSKELGIELYGKFEGLNPTGSFKDRGMVMAVAKAIEEGSNSVICASTGNTSASAAAYAARAGLRAIIVIPKGKIALGKLAQAVMYGAEIVEIEGNFDQALQLVRKISEESAITLVNSVNPYRLEGQKTAAFEVCDQLDEAPDILAIPVGNAGNISAYWKGFKEYHTSKGTALPKMFGFEAEGAAAIVRNEVVEEPETVATAIRIGNPASWDLAAQARQESDGMIGSVTDDEIVSAFKLLPSKEGVFAEPGSAASIAGVIQQVKAGTIPQGSKVVAVLTGNGLKDPQTAIDQLTIDPVTLPNDETAILDYLGKMITS, encoded by the coding sequence ATGGCTTGGAAAGGGCTCATTGAAGAATATCGTGACTTACTACCCGTCACAGATAATACACCCGCTTTATCATTATTTGAAGGGAATACCCCTCTTTTTCATTTTCCAAATCTATCAAAGGAACTGGGAATTGAACTATATGGAAAATTTGAAGGCTTAAATCCAACCGGATCATTTAAAGACCGCGGCATGGTGATGGCTGTTGCTAAAGCAATAGAAGAAGGTTCAAACTCTGTTATTTGTGCGTCCACCGGAAACACCTCTGCTTCTGCTGCTGCGTATGCGGCGCGTGCAGGTTTACGTGCGATTATTGTTATCCCGAAAGGAAAAATTGCCCTTGGAAAACTGGCTCAGGCTGTGATGTACGGCGCTGAGATTGTCGAAATAGAAGGTAATTTTGACCAGGCATTGCAACTTGTCCGCAAGATTAGTGAGGAATCAGCGATCACACTGGTAAACTCTGTCAATCCATACCGTTTGGAAGGTCAGAAAACAGCAGCGTTTGAAGTTTGTGATCAACTGGATGAAGCGCCGGATATTCTGGCAATTCCGGTTGGTAATGCAGGAAATATCAGCGCCTACTGGAAAGGCTTTAAAGAATACCACACTTCAAAAGGAACTGCCCTTCCAAAAATGTTCGGTTTTGAAGCAGAAGGTGCAGCTGCTATTGTTAGAAATGAAGTGGTGGAAGAGCCGGAAACAGTGGCTACAGCAATACGCATTGGCAATCCGGCCAGCTGGGATCTTGCTGCTCAAGCAAGGCAGGAATCAGATGGCATGATTGGTTCTGTCACAGATGATGAAATTGTGTCTGCATTTAAATTGCTGCCAAGTAAAGAAGGTGTTTTTGCAGAGCCTGGGTCTGCTGCTTCCATCGCTGGTGTCATTCAGCAGGTGAAGGCAGGTACGATTCCACAAGGAAGTAAAGTTGTGGCTGTATTAACCGGTAACGGATTAAAAGATCCGCAAACGGCTATTGACCAATTAACCATTGATCCTGTCACGCTTCCAAATGACGAAACAGCTATCCTTGATTATTTAGGAAAGATGATAACATCATGA
- a CDS encoding NADPH-dependent FMN reductase, which produces MTKVAVLVGSLRKESFTRKVAKNVMDLFPDNVETEIIPIGDLPLYNQDFDDEGNPPAVWTTFRENMKGFEAVLFVTPEYNRSVPGVLKNAIDIGSRPKEDSVWNDKPAAIISNSPKNLSGFGANHHLRQSLVFFNMPVVQQPEAYLANVATLLDEDGKINNEDTVQFLQSFVDAFVDLITTFQAK; this is translated from the coding sequence ATGACAAAAGTTGCTGTGTTAGTAGGATCATTACGAAAAGAATCTTTTACCAGGAAGGTTGCCAAAAATGTCATGGACCTATTTCCGGATAATGTTGAAACAGAAATTATCCCGATTGGCGATTTGCCATTATACAATCAAGACTTTGACGATGAGGGCAATCCTCCTGCGGTTTGGACAACTTTCCGAGAAAATATGAAAGGGTTTGAGGCTGTTTTATTTGTAACGCCGGAGTATAACCGTTCTGTTCCTGGTGTATTAAAAAATGCCATTGATATTGGCTCCCGTCCTAAAGAGGATAGTGTCTGGAATGATAAACCAGCAGCAATTATCAGTAACTCTCCTAAAAATTTAAGTGGATTTGGTGCCAATCATCATTTGCGACAATCGCTTGTATTTTTTAATATGCCTGTCGTTCAACAGCCGGAAGCTTATTTGGCGAATGTTGCAACGTTGTTGGATGAAGACGGAAAAATCAATAATGAAGATACGGTTCAATTTCTGCAGTCTTTTGTAGATGCCTTTGTCGACTTAATAACTACTTTTCAAGCAAAATAA
- a CDS encoding NADH:flavin oxidoreductase/NADH oxidase has product MSHLFSPYTIKNLSLKNRIVMSPMCQYSVTKKDGAPNNWHFVHYVSRAVGGTGLIIMEMTSVTPEGRITNEDLGLWSDEQIPHYQQLINEIKKYGTKVGIQIAHAGRKAEDANQPVGPSDIPVEVLPEETKNGELKPPRALTNQEVKEIVQQFKQAAERAVKAGFDTIELHGAHGYLLHQFMSPSINNRTDAYGKDLALFGEEIIKEVKTVMPADMPLIMRISAIEYIDGGYDLPHAINMAKRFKEAGVDVFHISSGGEGPPGERKPQNTPGYQVPFARAFKNQLDIPVISVGKLSNPELAEATITNGDAELVAIARGMLLDPYWGLHAEKKLTHKVTPPTQYERGIR; this is encoded by the coding sequence GTGAGTCATTTATTCAGCCCTTATACGATTAAAAATCTTTCACTGAAAAATCGTATTGTTATGTCACCGATGTGTCAATATTCCGTCACGAAAAAAGATGGTGCTCCAAATAATTGGCACTTTGTTCACTATGTCTCCAGAGCAGTTGGAGGAACGGGCCTCATTATTATGGAAATGACCAGCGTTACTCCCGAGGGACGAATTACCAATGAAGACCTCGGTCTATGGTCAGATGAACAAATACCGCACTATCAACAGCTTATTAATGAAATTAAAAAGTACGGGACCAAAGTCGGAATTCAAATCGCGCATGCGGGCAGAAAAGCAGAAGATGCTAACCAGCCGGTAGGACCTTCTGATATACCTGTAGAAGTTTTACCAGAGGAAACGAAGAATGGAGAACTTAAACCACCAAGAGCTTTAACGAATCAAGAGGTCAAAGAAATTGTTCAGCAATTCAAACAGGCTGCTGAAAGAGCGGTAAAAGCCGGGTTTGATACCATCGAATTGCATGGTGCGCATGGTTATCTTCTGCATCAATTCATGTCACCAAGCATCAACAATCGTACAGATGCGTATGGAAAAGATCTGGCACTGTTTGGAGAAGAAATCATCAAAGAGGTCAAAACGGTAATGCCTGCAGATATGCCGCTAATCATGCGTATTTCTGCCATTGAATATATAGATGGCGGTTATGATTTACCACACGCGATAAATATGGCAAAACGTTTTAAAGAAGCTGGTGTAGATGTTTTTCACATTTCAAGCGGCGGAGAAGGACCTCCCGGGGAACGTAAACCACAAAATACGCCGGGTTATCAGGTTCCTTTTGCACGCGCATTTAAAAACCAATTGGATATTCCAGTTATCTCTGTTGGAAAATTAAGTAACCCCGAATTGGCAGAAGCAACCATTACCAATGGAGATGCAGAACTTGTAGCCATTGCAAGAGGTATGCTTCTTGATCCGTATTGGGGTTTGCACGCAGAGAAAAAGTTAACGCATAAGGTCACCCCGCCTACGCAATATGAAAGAGGAATAAGGTAA
- a CDS encoding squalene/phytoene synthase family protein, whose product MSNKATLEKDAMKVLKQTSRTFYIPIKLLNKTLRKTVGSAYLCMRAVDEIEDHEEMDAEVKQHLLMETSHLLKESVFNRNAYEQLVAPYEQELPEVTLRLADWIAFCPDDIEQKVKDSTSEMAEGMAKWVGKDWDVQTKEDLDEYTYYVAGLVGVMLSDIWKWYDGTETDRDLAIGYGRGLQAVNILRNVDEDAERGVGFFPNDWSKKEMFAYAEANLQKADQYMTQITTKNILLFCRIPLALAHKTLQALKSGKEKMSRDEVEETVDKIINS is encoded by the coding sequence GTGAGTAATAAAGCAACACTGGAAAAAGATGCAATGAAGGTTTTAAAACAGACGAGCAGAACATTTTATATCCCCATCAAATTGTTGAACAAAACGTTGCGGAAAACGGTTGGTTCAGCTTACCTCTGCATGCGTGCTGTTGATGAAATAGAGGACCACGAGGAAATGGATGCGGAAGTAAAGCAGCATTTATTAATGGAGACAAGCCATTTACTGAAGGAATCGGTATTTAATCGAAATGCGTATGAACAATTGGTAGCTCCATATGAACAAGAATTGCCGGAAGTCACATTACGCTTAGCAGACTGGATTGCATTCTGCCCGGATGATATAGAGCAGAAAGTAAAAGATTCAACAAGTGAAATGGCAGAAGGAATGGCAAAATGGGTCGGTAAAGATTGGGATGTGCAAACAAAGGAAGATTTAGATGAGTATACATATTATGTTGCAGGCCTTGTTGGCGTGATGCTGTCTGATATTTGGAAGTGGTATGATGGCACGGAAACAGACCGCGACCTGGCAATTGGTTATGGGCGTGGATTGCAAGCTGTGAATATATTACGCAATGTCGATGAAGATGCGGAACGTGGTGTCGGATTCTTCCCGAATGACTGGTCTAAAAAAGAAATGTTTGCGTATGCAGAAGCGAACCTGCAAAAAGCAGATCAGTATATGACGCAAATCACTACGAAAAATATCCTGCTTTTCTGCCGGATTCCGCTGGCACTTGCCCATAAAACATTACAAGCTTTGAAGAGCGGCAAAGAAAAAATGTCCAGGGATGAAGTGGAAGAAACGGTTGATAAGATTATTAATTCCTAA
- a CDS encoding BCCT family transporter, translating to MKSKKGKGLDWPVFYISGGFLVLFIILSIINSDMVDNAVNTLFTYSADWFGAYWQILLFLNFAIGLGLAVSKYGKVKLGKQDKPKYSYFGWVAMILVTLLAAGGVFWAAAEPMYHYMDTPPLFGGGQFNFIEGGFAQAFMHWGFLAWAILGTLAVIVMMYVHYQKGYPLKPRGLLYPIFGDKIFEKSVIGTTADVFSIIATAAGTLGPLGFLGLQISYGLNHLFDVPNTLTVSIIVVIVLVAIAAISAATGVDRGIYHLSNWNVQFTILLGVIVLIIGPTMFIIDGFVGGTGVHIQNMFEMMFYRGDGEWLSGWTLFFWAWFIGYAPMLIVFISRISRGRTIRELIIAVSVVAPLVTNFWFSIVGGTGIFFEMQDGGSVSGPLAEGGMPAAVMAITDQLPMGVVMGVAFLLVSIVFVATTADTMSYTVSATLSGHDNPSRWLRVVWAILFGAFTAAILSIGEDSITSIQNSIVISAVPVSLLILPPLWNAPKIAKKMALEQGLVWQREMRKKVDKTYK from the coding sequence GTGAAGTCAAAGAAGGGGAAAGGTTTAGATTGGCCGGTCTTTTATATCAGCGGAGGGTTTTTAGTTCTATTTATCATTCTATCAATAATTAACAGTGATATGGTGGATAATGCAGTGAATACGTTATTTACCTATTCTGCTGATTGGTTCGGCGCTTATTGGCAAATACTTTTATTCCTTAACTTCGCTATCGGCTTGGGATTAGCCGTATCAAAGTACGGAAAAGTAAAATTAGGAAAACAGGATAAACCGAAATACAGTTATTTTGGCTGGGTAGCTATGATATTAGTTACATTGCTGGCTGCCGGAGGAGTTTTTTGGGCGGCTGCAGAGCCGATGTATCATTATATGGACACACCACCTTTATTCGGTGGAGGACAATTTAACTTTATAGAAGGCGGATTTGCTCAAGCATTTATGCACTGGGGTTTTCTTGCATGGGCAATTCTTGGTACCTTAGCTGTTATTGTGATGATGTATGTTCACTATCAGAAAGGGTATCCTTTAAAACCGCGGGGATTATTATACCCTATTTTTGGAGATAAGATTTTTGAAAAAAGTGTTATTGGTACAACAGCAGATGTTTTTTCTATTATTGCAACTGCAGCAGGAACCTTGGGGCCATTAGGATTTTTAGGTCTGCAGATTTCTTATGGATTAAATCATTTATTTGATGTTCCGAACACATTAACAGTCAGTATTATTGTCGTGATTGTTTTAGTTGCTATAGCAGCAATTTCAGCAGCAACGGGAGTAGACAGAGGGATTTATCATTTAAGTAACTGGAATGTGCAATTTACCATTCTGCTTGGTGTTATTGTTCTAATTATTGGACCTACTATGTTTATTATTGATGGATTTGTCGGAGGTACAGGTGTTCATATCCAAAATATGTTTGAGATGATGTTTTATCGTGGAGATGGCGAATGGCTTTCCGGATGGACACTTTTCTTCTGGGCATGGTTTATTGGTTATGCGCCGATGCTTATCGTATTTATCAGCCGTATTTCCAGAGGAAGAACGATTCGTGAGCTTATTATTGCGGTGTCTGTTGTAGCACCATTGGTAACGAATTTTTGGTTTTCCATTGTTGGCGGAACCGGGATTTTCTTTGAAATGCAAGATGGAGGCTCGGTTTCTGGACCATTAGCAGAAGGCGGTATGCCGGCAGCAGTTATGGCAATTACAGATCAACTGCCGATGGGAGTTGTGATGGGCGTTGCATTCCTGTTGGTATCTATCGTATTTGTTGCTACAACAGCGGATACCATGTCTTATACAGTATCTGCAACGTTATCCGGACATGATAATCCGAGTCGCTGGTTGCGTGTTGTCTGGGCTATTCTTTTTGGTGCTTTTACGGCAGCAATTCTTTCCATTGGAGAAGACAGTATTACATCGATTCAGAACTCGATTGTTATTTCCGCAGTGCCGGTATCATTATTGATTCTGCCGCCACTGTGGAATGCACCGAAAATTGCTAAGAAAATGGCACTTGAACAGGGACTTGTCTGGCAGCGGGAAATGCGCAAAAAAGTAGACAAAACATATAAGTAA
- a CDS encoding homoserine dehydrogenase has translation MEDKVSVGLLGLGVVGSGVIHLIEDHQEKLAHQLGCKVEVVKVLVRNMEKARDIDVDESILTTNSDDVLENPDIDLVIEVMGGVDHTKEYILKAFSNKKHVVSANKDLVAVHGPELEEAAVKNHCDFYYEASVAGGIPILRGINEGLSSDHIQKIMGIVNGTTNYILTKMDEEGVSYEDALAEAQRLGFAEADPTSDVEGLDAARKMAILGRLAFSTPVDLQDVVIEGIHGIDLKDLRYAAQLGYTMKLIGFANFFDHELEVSVEPTLLAKNHPLASVKNEYNAVYVYGEAVGETMFYGPGAGSLPTATAILSDVVAAIKAMRLGVSGKQSNDMQFPKTLRPKEKQHGQYYIRLCVADKTGVFSEISSIFHAQDISFQRILQTPVDEKDSAEIVLVTHDTPYYQFEQVLHQLESFDAVNEIKSYYRVEGDA, from the coding sequence ATGGAAGATAAGGTTTCAGTAGGATTATTAGGTCTCGGTGTTGTTGGTTCAGGCGTTATCCACCTGATTGAAGATCACCAGGAAAAATTAGCGCACCAATTAGGCTGTAAAGTCGAAGTGGTTAAAGTACTCGTGCGTAATATGGAAAAAGCACGGGATATTGATGTGGATGAAAGCATTTTAACAACAAATTCCGACGATGTGCTGGAAAACCCGGATATTGACCTTGTCATTGAAGTGATGGGCGGAGTTGACCATACCAAAGAATATATTTTAAAAGCTTTTTCAAATAAAAAACACGTGGTTTCGGCTAATAAAGATTTAGTAGCTGTGCATGGTCCAGAATTAGAGGAAGCGGCAGTAAAAAATCATTGTGATTTTTATTATGAAGCAAGCGTTGCCGGCGGTATTCCCATTCTACGCGGAATTAATGAGGGGTTATCCTCGGACCATATTCAAAAAATCATGGGGATTGTCAATGGGACAACCAACTATATTTTAACGAAAATGGATGAGGAAGGCGTCAGCTATGAAGATGCTCTTGCCGAAGCACAGCGTCTTGGTTTTGCGGAAGCAGATCCGACCTCAGACGTAGAGGGGTTAGATGCTGCCCGAAAAATGGCTATCCTCGGCCGGTTGGCATTTTCTACGCCTGTTGATTTACAGGATGTTGTTATCGAGGGTATTCATGGTATTGATTTAAAAGACCTCCGTTATGCTGCACAGCTGGGATATACAATGAAGCTTATTGGTTTTGCCAACTTTTTCGATCATGAATTAGAAGTGAGCGTAGAGCCTACTCTATTGGCTAAAAATCACCCGCTGGCAAGTGTTAAAAATGAATATAATGCGGTATATGTTTATGGGGAAGCCGTCGGGGAAACGATGTTTTACGGTCCCGGAGCAGGAAGCCTGCCAACAGCGACAGCGATTTTATCCGACGTTGTTGCAGCCATTAAAGCAATGCGCCTGGGCGTATCCGGAAAACAGTCCAACGATATGCAATTTCCAAAAACACTCCGTCCAAAAGAGAAACAGCATGGTCAATATTATATCCGCTTATGTGTAGCAGATAAGACTGGCGTGTTCTCCGAAATTTCATCGATTTTTCATGCACAGGACATTAGCTTCCAACGCATATTGCAGACACCTGTAGATGAAAAAGACTCTGCTGAAATTGTTTTAGTGACACATGATACACCATATTACCAATTTGAACAAGTACTGCATCAGTTGGAATCGTTTGATGCAGTAAATGAGATAAAAAGCTACTACAGAGTAGAAGGAGATGCATAA
- a CDS encoding VOC family protein — protein MAKVTRGMDHVGVTVPDVEEATTFFKKAFHANISYDNKKLGDEPQQGDTVEKTLGLKKGAKVIHIRILSFDNGSGIELFQYKNTEQREPVIASDLGVQHIAFYVDDIQEAAKQFVEAGGELLTEPRELLGDVEKGTGKFVYGRAPWGMLIELISYDPNQLHYPEDSEAKRFTP, from the coding sequence ATGGCAAAGGTAACACGCGGTATGGACCACGTAGGAGTGACAGTACCTGATGTGGAAGAAGCTACTACATTTTTTAAAAAAGCTTTTCATGCAAACATTTCCTATGATAATAAAAAATTAGGTGATGAACCGCAGCAGGGAGATACTGTTGAAAAAACATTAGGGCTTAAAAAAGGCGCGAAAGTTATTCATATACGTATTCTTTCTTTTGATAATGGTTCCGGTATCGAACTTTTTCAATATAAAAACACCGAACAAAGAGAACCTGTGATAGCTTCTGACCTTGGTGTGCAGCACATTGCATTCTATGTTGATGATATTCAGGAAGCAGCAAAACAATTTGTGGAAGCAGGCGGTGAATTATTAACAGAACCAAGAGAACTGTTAGGCGATGTAGAAAAAGGAACAGGGAAGTTTGTTTATGGCCGTGCCCCGTGGGGCATGCTGATTGAGTTAATAAGCTACGATCCAAATCAATTGCATTATCCGGAAGATAGTGAAGCAAAAAGATTTACACCATAA
- the thiM gene encoding hydroxyethylthiazole kinase, giving the protein MNPDIIQQARNNTPLVHHLTNQVVVNFSANGLLAFGGSPVMAKELQEAADMANIADALVLNIGTVLETEVPAMIAAGKAANQKGIPVVLDPVGVAATPFRQKAVARILKEVRPTVIKGNAGEIASLVDTEIQMRGVDSVGEGNIDEIAEKAGKKFNTAIVITGKTDVIYANQQFIYNQTGHPLLATITGSGCLLGSVIAACLTTSYDMSEQLRAALCFYGLAAEHAAEQPDVKGSGTFLPNFIDALSCTPKQLNGGSNNDMESK; this is encoded by the coding sequence ATGAATCCTGATATTATCCAGCAAGCCAGAAACAACACACCGCTTGTTCATCATTTAACCAATCAGGTTGTCGTCAACTTCAGCGCAAATGGCCTGTTAGCTTTTGGCGGCAGCCCGGTGATGGCAAAAGAACTGCAAGAAGCCGCAGATATGGCAAATATTGCAGATGCACTCGTCTTAAACATCGGAACGGTTTTAGAAACGGAAGTTCCTGCAATGATTGCAGCAGGAAAAGCTGCCAACCAAAAAGGAATCCCGGTTGTTCTTGACCCTGTTGGTGTGGCTGCTACCCCATTTCGACAAAAAGCAGTCGCAAGAATTTTAAAAGAAGTACGTCCAACCGTTATCAAAGGGAATGCGGGCGAAATTGCATCCTTAGTTGATACAGAAATCCAAATGCGCGGTGTTGATTCTGTCGGTGAAGGTAATATAGATGAAATTGCCGAAAAAGCCGGAAAAAAATTTAATACTGCTATTGTGATCACTGGAAAAACAGATGTGATTTATGCAAATCAACAGTTTATTTACAATCAGACAGGGCACCCGCTTCTCGCAACGATTACCGGTTCCGGATGTTTATTAGGTTCGGTTATTGCGGCTTGCCTTACTACTTCTTATGATATGTCCGAACAGCTCCGTGCAGCACTTTGTTTTTATGGACTCGCTGCAGAGCATGCAGCAGAACAGCCGGATGTCAAAGGCTCAGGAACTTTCCTGCCCAATTTTATTGATGCTTTATCTTGTACACCGAAACAATTGAATGGAGGTTCAAATAATGACATGGAATCGAAATAG
- the thiE gene encoding thiamine phosphate synthase, with translation MTWNRNSLRKYFIMGSQNCHRNPEAVLQEALAAGITAFQFREKGSGSLNGEEKLQLGKRLREQCRKYEVPFFVNDHIELAAKLEADGIHVGQDDTPVQEVRAKFPDKIIGLSISTQAELDQSPLDLVDYIGVGPIFATSTKEDAKEVVGLEWIHTIRSQFPAIPIVAIGGIHVENAHSAIEAGVDGVSFITAITEAQNIQDAVDKL, from the coding sequence ATGACATGGAATCGAAATAGCTTAAGAAAATATTTTATTATGGGCAGTCAAAATTGTCACAGAAATCCGGAAGCTGTGTTACAAGAGGCGCTCGCTGCCGGTATTACTGCATTTCAATTTCGGGAAAAAGGAAGCGGATCATTAAATGGGGAGGAAAAACTGCAGCTTGGCAAACGTTTAAGAGAACAATGCCGTAAATATGAAGTCCCTTTTTTCGTGAATGATCATATAGAGTTAGCCGCGAAACTGGAAGCAGATGGCATACATGTCGGACAGGATGATACACCAGTACAAGAAGTCCGTGCCAAGTTTCCCGATAAAATCATTGGTTTATCCATATCTACACAAGCAGAACTCGACCAGAGCCCGCTTGATTTAGTCGATTATATTGGTGTCGGTCCCATTTTTGCCACCTCTACAAAGGAGGATGCAAAAGAAGTTGTCGGGCTGGAGTGGATTCATACCATCCGCAGCCAATTTCCAGCTATTCCAATTGTCGCGATTGGCGGAATTCATGTAGAAAATGCTCACTCTGCTATTGAAGCAGGAGTTGATGGTGTTTCCTTTATTACGGCGATTACAGAAGCACAGAACATTCAAGATGCTGTAGATAAATTATAA
- a CDS encoding MFS transporter, whose translation MNKGVYLLMTISFVVGMVELIIGGILDLVAADLGVSLGKAGLLITIFSLVFAIASPILLYLTASVERKKLTIISLFIFLLGNILAIFSLNYTMIFISRIISAASASLLIVLCTMMASSIVKPAYRGRAIGIVSMGVSGSLVFGIPFGLILGESFGWRAPFVLIAFLTIASIICVRFFMQPIPSVEKPLPITTQLKLIRNPKILFILLTTFFVLAGHTTLYGYLNPFVKDFMELDGIWLSAVYLIFGISAVSGGGAGGTLSDLFGPKRTILTAVILFVATILIIPVSSFHVVLFLVVLILWGMLSWAVSPPVQSYLIETSPQNSSILVSLNNSALHLGIAVGSFAGSIVIEQASVDKNAYVGGAIVVLGLITACIALKGYKRPPVTAD comes from the coding sequence ATGAATAAAGGTGTATATTTATTGATGACCATTTCTTTTGTAGTTGGAATGGTTGAATTAATTATTGGCGGTATTCTTGATTTAGTTGCAGCTGATTTAGGTGTATCGTTAGGAAAAGCAGGTTTATTGATTACCATTTTTTCACTCGTTTTCGCGATTGCCTCTCCTATTTTGCTTTATTTAACCGCCTCTGTGGAACGAAAAAAGTTGACGATTATTTCTTTATTCATCTTTTTACTGGGAAATATACTTGCTATTTTTAGTCTGAACTATACGATGATTTTTATTAGCAGAATTATTTCTGCAGCAAGTGCTTCCTTATTAATTGTCCTCTGTACCATGATGGCTTCCTCGATTGTAAAACCTGCTTACCGCGGACGGGCTATTGGCATCGTAAGCATGGGAGTGAGCGGATCGCTGGTTTTCGGTATCCCATTTGGTTTAATACTCGGTGAATCATTTGGCTGGCGTGCACCATTTGTGCTCATTGCTTTTTTAACAATTGCTTCTATTATATGTGTGCGTTTCTTTATGCAGCCCATTCCTTCTGTAGAAAAGCCTTTACCGATAACAACACAGTTGAAATTGATTCGGAACCCAAAGATTCTTTTTATATTGTTGACGACATTTTTTGTATTAGCTGGACACACCACGTTATATGGCTATTTAAATCCATTTGTAAAAGACTTTATGGAGCTGGATGGTATTTGGTTAAGTGCTGTTTACCTGATCTTTGGTATTTCTGCTGTCAGCGGTGGTGGAGCCGGTGGGACATTATCTGACTTGTTCGGACCAAAACGAACGATTCTCACTGCGGTTATTTTATTCGTGGCTACGATTTTAATCATACCTGTTTCGTCATTCCACGTTGTCTTATTTCTTGTCGTACTAATTTTATGGGGGATGCTCAGCTGGGCTGTTTCCCCGCCTGTTCAGAGTTATTTGATTGAGACATCTCCGCAAAATTCAAGTATCCTGGTCAGCTTAAATAATTCTGCTTTGCATTTAGGAATTGCTGTCGGATCGTTTGCAGGCAGTATTGTCATTGAACAGGCCAGTGTGGATAAGAATGCCTACGTCGGCGGAGCAATTGTCGTTTTAGGTCTGATTACAGCTTGCATAGCACTTAAAGGATACAAGCGCCCGCCGGTTACCGCAGATTAA
- a CDS encoding MarR family winged helix-turn-helix transcriptional regulator, producing MNYNELFYAWINLTKYHDRILKAMDFTLQNQYQLGIKEFYLMYYLAQSEQKKMRLSELVPKVGLSHSALSRLVTRLERYRGEPLVERQKDANDKRSVDILLLQKGEQYIQEMQSLMNESLQQQMSEKDMQNIKRLVE from the coding sequence ATGAATTATAATGAGTTGTTTTATGCTTGGATTAATTTGACCAAATATCATGACCGTATACTGAAAGCAATGGATTTTACACTTCAAAATCAATACCAATTAGGAATAAAAGAATTTTATCTTATGTATTATCTGGCACAATCAGAGCAAAAAAAGATGCGCTTATCTGAATTAGTTCCCAAGGTAGGGCTTAGTCACAGTGCTTTATCACGCTTAGTTACAAGACTGGAACGATATCGGGGAGAGCCATTAGTGGAACGTCAGAAAGATGCCAATGATAAACGATCAGTTGATATCTTGCTGCTCCAAAAAGGAGAACAATATATTCAGGAGATGCAATCGCTGATGAATGAAAGTTTACAGCAACAAATGAGCGAGAAGGATATGCAAAATATAAAAAGGCTTGTTGAATAA